A window of Elgaria multicarinata webbii isolate HBS135686 ecotype San Diego chromosome 2, rElgMul1.1.pri, whole genome shotgun sequence contains these coding sequences:
- the MREG gene encoding melanoregulin, with product MGLSEWLDAWCCCCCCRRRGRCFGDAAPPEKEPLVSNNNPYASFGATQAWDEEKNLWSAPHDISHTEADDDRILYNLIVVRDKLDKDSEEWQKLNYDIYTLRQMRREVRNRWKCILEDLGFQKEADTLLSVTKRSIVSDSQNMSKAREILLKLSEETTIFPTSWELSERYLFVVDRLIALDAADEFFRIASVTYPKSER from the exons ATGGGGCTGAGCGAGTGGCTGGAcgcctggtgctgctgctgctgctgccgccgtcgcGGGAGATGCTTCGGGGACGCTGCGCCTCCGGAGAAGGAGCCCCTGGTCAG TAATAACAACCCTTATGCTTCATTTGGAGCAACACAGGCATGGGATGAAGAGAAGAACCTGTGGAGCGCCCCTCATGACATCTCCCACACAGAAGCAGATGATGACCGGATACTCTATAACCTAATTGTGGTTAGAGATAAACTGGACAAAGATTCTGAG gaatggcaaaaactgaactatGACATCTATACTTTACGTCAAATGCGAAGGGAAGTGAGAAACAGATGGAAATGCATTTTGGAAGACTTGG GTTTTCAGAAGGAAGCAGATACCTTGTTGTCGGTAACCAAACGAAGCATTGTTAGTGACTCTCAGAACATGAGCAAAGCCCGAGAGATCCTCTTGAAGCTATCTGAGGAGACAACTATTTTCCCAACAAGCTGGGAGCTTTCAGAGAGGTACCTCTTTGTGGTG GATCGTCTCATTGCCCTTGATGCTGCTGATGAATTCTTTAGAATTGCGAGTGTAACATATCCAAAAAGTGAACGATGA